In Nitrospira sp., one genomic interval encodes:
- a CDS encoding methyltransferase domain-containing protein, with amino-acid sequence MAGVTYEESQASLREHLAWWGLRHVESDEAYFAWQRQVFTPQELSSFHQHIDVKRRHSGDPAAEIAFYDLTAQPRSVPVLYSQRYEYYLQVGARIARHLRSATTLLDVGCGIGILTTFYAKQYPDCSVLGIDRSPASITLAQQRAEELGLTNVRFECVDLDRQDLEGRFDCLVATHVLLQAEQERGLSSRDWRTFERTIDPAVQQAFEVRTGLGVKLDRLRAACSPQGRVVLFEKARQLARRVPLQRALATRGWHLLAPTESVRYRLIEEVTDDGPLYVLGPAALGSGLPWDESPEPDGAVPLDFATVQRVGRKKGEPLYENHTASAQAAWQSLPNKGVIQEATGSGANGWSLHVEWGRADRIPYLYCADTFDRRQLVVVDEGQAAELEVYYREIAGSLRGEAGR; translated from the coding sequence GTGGCCGGCGTTACCTACGAGGAGAGTCAAGCCTCGCTGCGGGAACACCTCGCCTGGTGGGGGCTTCGACATGTGGAATCCGACGAAGCCTACTTCGCGTGGCAGCGGCAAGTCTTCACGCCGCAAGAACTGTCGTCCTTCCACCAACACATCGACGTCAAGCGACGCCACAGCGGTGACCCTGCAGCCGAGATCGCTTTCTACGACTTGACCGCCCAGCCTCGCTCGGTTCCGGTGCTCTACAGTCAGCGTTACGAGTACTACCTCCAGGTCGGGGCGCGAATCGCGCGCCATCTCCGCAGTGCGACGACGTTGCTCGATGTCGGCTGCGGCATCGGCATTCTGACCACCTTCTACGCGAAGCAATACCCCGATTGCTCGGTACTGGGCATCGATCGGTCGCCCGCCTCGATCACCCTCGCGCAGCAACGTGCGGAGGAACTGGGGTTGACCAATGTACGGTTCGAATGTGTCGATCTGGATCGGCAGGATCTTGAGGGCCGCTTCGATTGCCTGGTGGCGACCCATGTATTGCTGCAGGCCGAACAGGAAAGGGGACTGTCGAGCCGCGACTGGCGGACCTTCGAACGGACAATCGATCCGGCAGTTCAGCAGGCCTTCGAGGTGCGCACCGGGTTGGGTGTGAAACTCGACCGGCTCCGAGCCGCTTGCTCGCCGCAGGGGCGTGTGGTCCTGTTCGAGAAGGCCAGACAGTTGGCGCGTCGCGTGCCGCTTCAGCGGGCATTGGCGACGCGCGGCTGGCACCTGCTTGCGCCGACGGAGTCGGTGCGGTATCGATTGATCGAGGAAGTGACCGACGATGGGCCGCTCTACGTGCTTGGTCCCGCCGCTCTGGGCTCCGGCCTGCCTTGGGATGAGTCGCCGGAACCGGATGGAGCGGTTCCCCTCGATTTTGCGACCGTGCAACGCGTCGGACGGAAAAAGGGCGAACCCCTCTATGAGAACCACACCGCCTCCGCGCAAGCGGCGTGGCAGTCGCTCCCGAACAAAGGCGTTATTCAGGAGGCGACCGGGAGCGGCGCGAACGGCTGGTCTCTGCACGTCGAGTGGGGGCGGGCGGATCGCATCCCATACCTGTATTGTGCGGACACCTTCGATCGGCGCCAACTGGTGGTGGTGGATGAAGGTCAGGCGGCGGAGTTGGAGGTCTACTACCGCGAGATTGCCGGGAGCCTCAGGGGAGAGGCGGGGAGATGA
- a CDS encoding dTDP-glucose pyrophosphorylase → MSGNNEMKDDSTSPWPDVVGLVPAAGMAKRLQPFPCSKEVYPIGFRVDAQTGLPRPKVAAQYLLEKFVAAGITTAYIVIKDGKWDIPSYFRDGRSFDLDLGYVVISGSLGPPDTVDRAYPFVAQNRVAFGFPDILFGPDDVYRRLIETQERTGADVVLGLHRVANARAWDMVDAKADGRVRSIVMKPVSTILTHGWCCALWTPTFSAFLHRFLRAEDTRRNLGTLASRTNDLGGDLAMGVVFQAALKERLSIYAMPFETEPPIDIGTPDDLLKAARQLQSSGP, encoded by the coding sequence ATGAGCGGAAACAACGAGATGAAGGACGATTCGACCTCGCCCTGGCCGGACGTGGTGGGCCTGGTGCCGGCCGCCGGGATGGCCAAGCGGCTGCAGCCCTTTCCCTGCAGCAAGGAAGTCTACCCGATCGGGTTTCGCGTCGATGCTCAGACCGGCCTGCCGCGTCCGAAGGTCGCCGCGCAGTACCTGTTGGAAAAGTTCGTCGCGGCCGGCATCACGACGGCGTACATCGTGATCAAGGATGGGAAGTGGGATATCCCCAGTTACTTTCGCGACGGCCGATCGTTCGATCTCGATCTGGGCTACGTGGTCATTTCCGGTTCCCTGGGGCCGCCTGATACCGTCGATCGGGCCTATCCCTTCGTCGCGCAGAATCGGGTGGCCTTCGGCTTTCCAGACATTCTCTTCGGGCCGGATGACGTCTATCGCCGGCTGATCGAAACCCAGGAACGAACCGGCGCCGACGTGGTGCTGGGGCTCCATCGGGTAGCGAATGCGCGGGCCTGGGACATGGTCGATGCCAAGGCCGACGGGCGCGTGCGTAGCATCGTGATGAAGCCGGTCTCGACGATCCTGACGCACGGCTGGTGCTGCGCCCTCTGGACGCCGACATTCTCGGCGTTCCTCCACCGCTTTCTTCGCGCCGAGGACACACGCCGCAACCTTGGGACGCTGGCGAGCCGGACGAACGATCTCGGCGGCGACCTCGCCATGGGCGTCGTGTTCCAAGCGGCCTTGAAGGAACGGCTCTCGATCTATGCGATGCCCTTCGAAACCGAGCCTCCCATCGACATCGGAACACCGGACGATCTGCTCAAGGCCGCACGGCAACTGCAGTCATCCGGCCCTTGA